Proteins encoded in a region of the Methanofollis tationis genome:
- a CDS encoding 50S ribosomal protein L11, which translates to MAETVEVLVPGGKATAGPPIGPALGPLGINVKAVIDEINKKTAEFNGMQVPVTIDVDDKKNFTVTVGIPPTTALIMKEVGIEKGSSEPATQFVGDLPLDAAVRIARMKFDDMLSYRLKTAVKEVVGTCVSVGVTVEGKKPKEMLAAIDAGEFDSVLEA; encoded by the coding sequence ATGGCAGAAACGGTCGAGGTATTGGTACCCGGTGGCAAAGCAACTGCAGGCCCGCCTATTGGTCCTGCCCTGGGTCCCCTCGGTATCAACGTAAAAGCGGTCATCGATGAGATCAACAAGAAGACCGCAGAGTTCAACGGCATGCAGGTGCCGGTGACGATCGACGTTGACGATAAGAAGAACTTCACCGTCACGGTGGGGATTCCTCCGACAACGGCGCTCATCATGAAGGAAGTTGGTATCGAAAAGGGGTCCAGCGAGCCAGCCACCCAGTTTGTGGGTGATCTGCCGCTCGATGCCGCTGTCAGAATTGCACGCATGAAGTTTGACGATATGCTCTCCTACCGTCTGAAGACGGCAGTGAAAGAGGTTGTCGGCACCTGTGTCTCCGTCGGCGTAACCGTCGAGGGCAAGAAGCCCAAGGAGATGCTCGCTGCAATCGATGCGGGCGAGTTCGACAGCGTACTCGAGGCCTGA
- a CDS encoding transcription elongation factor Spt5, translating to MHMTEETETHIFAVKTTAKQERAVVDGIYHAITVDPSFKVTAVLSPDELKGYVLVETLEPVARIEELIESVPSARTVVPGETSLAEVSHYLVPKPAVAGIDEGTIVELIAGPFKGEKAIVKRIDTSKEEITVELYESMVPIPITVRGDNVRVIDRGET from the coding sequence ATGCACATGACCGAGGAAACTGAAACCCATATATTTGCCGTCAAGACGACGGCAAAACAGGAGCGTGCCGTTGTCGACGGGATCTATCATGCGATCACCGTCGACCCGTCGTTCAAGGTGACGGCCGTGCTCTCCCCTGACGAGTTGAAGGGGTATGTGCTGGTCGAGACGCTCGAACCGGTCGCCAGGATCGAGGAGTTGATCGAGTCGGTGCCAAGCGCCCGCACCGTGGTGCCGGGCGAGACCTCCCTTGCCGAGGTGAGCCATTACCTGGTGCCGAAGCCCGCGGTCGCAGGGATCGATGAGGGGACGATCGTCGAACTGATTGCAGGACCGTTTAAGGGTGAAAAAGCCATCGTAAAACGGATAGATACCTCCAAGGAGGAGATCACCGTCGAGCTCTATGAGTCCATGGTCCCGATCCCGATCACCGTGCGCGGCGACAACGTCCGGGTGATCGACCGGGGCGAAACCTGA
- a CDS encoding protein translocase SEC61 complex subunit gamma produces MEINAESIKMTNIHEEFFKKYLRVLKLARTPSREEFQKIALVAAVGVLLIGFIGFIIYEIMLVLPH; encoded by the coding sequence ATGGAAATCAATGCTGAATCCATCAAGATGACCAATATCCATGAGGAATTTTTCAAGAAATATCTCCGCGTCCTGAAACTGGCCAGGACGCCGAGCCGCGAGGAGTTCCAGAAGATCGCCCTCGTGGCAGCAGTGGGCGTCCTCCTTATCGGGTTCATCGGGTTTATCATCTATGAGATCATGCTTGTGCTGCCGCACTGA
- the ftsZ gene encoding cell division protein FtsZ, whose amino-acid sequence MKSIVEEALSRAREEFEDIVQPDDELEDLLRDLRTEIVVVGCGGSGSNTMSRIADEGITGARLIAINTDAQHLIRTKADKRILIGRQRTRGLGAGSIPQIGEEAALENEEQIVGALEGADMVFITSGLGGGTGTGSAPVVAKAAREEGALTIAVVTLPFTSEGSIRMENAEAGLERLRDVADTVIVVPNDRLLEVVPRLPLYAAFKVADEVLMRAVKGITELITVPGLVNLDFADVRTVMERGGVAMIGMGESDSEDKAADSVKKALRSPLLDVDISGATAALVNVVGGPDMTMAEAEGVVQEVYDRIDPSARIIWGAQVDPEMQGRMRTMLVVTGVNSPQIYGRSERASRPKVAKEFDIDFLR is encoded by the coding sequence ATGAAGTCCATTGTTGAAGAGGCATTATCACGGGCACGAGAGGAATTCGAGGATATCGTCCAGCCCGACGACGAGCTTGAGGATCTCCTGCGAGATCTCAGAACAGAGATCGTCGTTGTCGGGTGTGGCGGCAGCGGCTCAAACACAATGTCGCGCATCGCCGATGAGGGCATCACAGGAGCGCGGCTGATCGCCATCAACACCGACGCCCAGCACCTGATCAGGACGAAGGCCGACAAGCGGATCCTTATCGGACGGCAGCGCACCAGAGGTCTGGGCGCCGGCTCGATCCCCCAGATCGGCGAGGAAGCGGCCCTTGAGAACGAGGAGCAGATCGTCGGCGCCCTCGAGGGGGCCGACATGGTCTTCATCACCTCAGGCCTCGGCGGAGGGACCGGCACCGGATCGGCCCCGGTCGTCGCCAAGGCCGCCCGCGAGGAGGGGGCGCTCACCATCGCCGTCGTCACCCTGCCCTTCACCTCCGAGGGCTCGATCAGGATGGAAAATGCAGAGGCCGGGCTCGAACGCCTGCGCGACGTCGCCGACACCGTCATCGTCGTCCCGAACGACCGTCTGCTCGAAGTGGTGCCCCGTCTGCCCCTGTACGCCGCCTTCAAGGTGGCCGACGAGGTGCTGATGCGGGCCGTGAAGGGGATCACCGAGTTGATCACCGTCCCCGGCCTGGTGAACCTCGACTTTGCCGATGTGCGGACCGTGATGGAGCGCGGCGGGGTTGCCATGATCGGGATGGGCGAGTCCGACTCCGAGGACAAGGCCGCCGACTCGGTGAAGAAAGCCCTGCGATCGCCTCTTCTCGACGTGGACATCTCGGGCGCCACGGCGGCGCTTGTCAACGTCGTCGGCGGGCCCGACATGACGATGGCCGAGGCCGAAGGGGTCGTGCAGGAGGTCTATGACCGGATCGACCCCTCAGCCCGGATCATCTGGGGCGCACAGGTCGATCCCGAAATGCAGGGACGGATGCGGACGATGCTCGTCGTCACCGGGGTGAACTCCCCGCAGATCTACGGCAGAAGCGAGAGGGCTTCCAGGCCCAAGGTTGCAAAAGAGTTTGATATCGACTTTCTGAGGTGA
- a CDS encoding D-aminoacyl-tRNA deacylase has protein sequence MHIALLHSRLDPAGTNLARRIRSLLEEREDWPLPRAASLSFHETGERIIHAEGVDADLIVFLSRHTSSHPVPALTVHVTGNFGEPCFGGEARSLAPAAPEMMHAVLRGLASHAPAGYRVSYEATHHGPTALQAPSLFVEIGSTETEWNDPAAAEAAALAVLEASPGPVIPLVGFGGTHYAVRQTEIALSSRGAFGHIAPSREVPLLDDAMVRAMAENTGAVAAYIDKKALPPKEVDRLLALLDDAGLPILSEGEITGIGDLAWETYAAIRTIGDRIAPGGRVHTGTLSGRGDPGVVDVPAHLLSEAEKADGKALREGLAQMPVAVVVGRDGGLTPSVITFKNQSEEIIHDLISLCIKLIHDRWSTATDGDHLVVRKMRFDPAQARALGVPGGPSFGRLSRGQNIEVEGRTITPAMVQSCSETRIHIPGLERYIT, from the coding sequence ATGCATATCGCCCTCCTCCACTCCCGCCTTGACCCTGCGGGCACGAACCTGGCCCGCCGGATCCGCTCTCTCCTCGAGGAGCGGGAAGACTGGCCCCTCCCTCGTGCCGCCTCCCTGTCCTTCCACGAGACCGGCGAACGGATCATCCATGCCGAAGGGGTTGATGCCGATCTCATTGTATTTCTCTCCAGGCATACCAGTTCCCACCCGGTGCCGGCCCTGACCGTCCACGTCACCGGCAACTTCGGCGAACCATGCTTCGGCGGCGAGGCCCGGAGCCTCGCTCCCGCCGCGCCCGAGATGATGCACGCCGTCCTCCGCGGCCTCGCCTCCCACGCTCCCGCCGGTTACCGGGTCAGCTACGAGGCCACCCACCACGGCCCGACAGCACTCCAGGCCCCTTCCCTCTTCGTCGAGATCGGGAGTACTGAGACGGAGTGGAACGACCCGGCGGCGGCAGAGGCGGCCGCTCTCGCCGTGCTGGAGGCCTCCCCCGGGCCGGTGATCCCCCTCGTCGGTTTCGGCGGGACACATTATGCGGTCAGGCAGACTGAAATCGCCCTCTCCTCCCGGGGCGCCTTCGGCCACATCGCCCCCTCCCGGGAGGTCCCTCTCCTCGACGATGCGATGGTGCGAGCGATGGCGGAGAATACGGGGGCCGTCGCCGCCTATATCGACAAAAAAGCCCTCCCTCCAAAAGAGGTGGACCGCCTCCTTGCACTCCTGGACGATGCCGGCCTCCCCATCCTCTCAGAGGGCGAGATCACCGGAATCGGCGACCTCGCATGGGAGACCTATGCGGCGATCCGAACGATCGGCGATAGGATCGCCCCGGGGGGCAGGGTGCACACCGGCACCCTTTCCGGGCGGGGTGACCCCGGAGTCGTGGACGTCCCGGCCCATCTCCTCTCCGAGGCGGAGAAGGCAGATGGGAAGGCCCTGCGCGAAGGGCTCGCACAGATGCCCGTTGCCGTCGTGGTCGGCAGGGACGGAGGGCTGACACCCTCAGTCATTACCTTCAAGAATCAAAGCGAAGAAATAATACATGATTTAATATCCCTGTGTATTAAACTCATACATGACCGGTGGAGCACTGCAACCGACGGGGATCACCTCGTCGTGAGAAAGATGCGGTTCGATCCCGCACAGGCCCGGGCGCTCGGTGTGCCGGGCGGCCCGTCCTTCGGAAGGCTCTCTCGCGGCCAGAACATCGAAGTGGAGGGCCGGACCATCACTCCTGCTATGGTGCAGTCCTGCAGTGAGACACGCATCCACATCCCGGGGTTGGAGAGGTATATTACATGA
- a CDS encoding molybdopterin molybdotransferase MoeA, whose amino-acid sequence MSLFLEVVPVALAVETVRSIAPAIGDEIVPIGDALHRVLAGDVRAGGDLPGFDRSVVDGYAVRASDTTGSSESMPAMLALQGRIEMGQAPPGSVGPDRCWYIPTGGVMPPGADAVAMVEYAERAGDEVLVHRAVAPGENVLGRDEDFAAGSVVLPAGRRLSPQDLGVLAAAGVAEVAVRRVPKIGIISTGNEVVPVEAALTPGRVRDANSYLCAGFVQEQGCEPRLYGIVQDSPALLRPVLEEAAASCDCVLISGGSSKDVRDMSAGVIGDLGEVLIHGIAIAPGKPTIIGRVGTTPVIGLPGHPGSAFIVLVAVVRHLLAAMSGTPVSPCRVRARLAANIPSAKGREDYVRVRLEDGAATPVFGKSGLLNTLVQSDGIVVVPAGCEGFETGEEVEVVLW is encoded by the coding sequence ATGAGTCTCTTTCTCGAGGTAGTCCCGGTCGCCCTGGCGGTGGAGACCGTCAGGTCTATCGCCCCGGCGATCGGCGATGAGATAGTGCCGATCGGCGATGCGCTCCACCGCGTGCTCGCCGGGGACGTCCGGGCCGGCGGCGACCTCCCAGGCTTCGACCGTTCGGTGGTGGACGGGTATGCGGTGCGGGCATCGGACACGACCGGTTCGTCCGAGTCAATGCCGGCGATGCTCGCCCTCCAGGGGCGGATCGAGATGGGGCAGGCGCCGCCCGGGAGCGTCGGGCCCGATCGCTGCTGGTACATCCCGACCGGTGGGGTGATGCCGCCGGGTGCGGACGCCGTCGCCATGGTGGAGTACGCAGAGAGGGCCGGAGACGAGGTGCTCGTCCACCGGGCGGTCGCACCCGGCGAGAATGTCCTCGGGCGCGATGAGGACTTCGCCGCAGGCAGCGTCGTCCTCCCGGCCGGCAGGCGTCTCTCCCCGCAGGACCTCGGGGTGCTCGCCGCCGCCGGCGTCGCAGAGGTGGCGGTGCGTCGGGTGCCGAAAATCGGGATCATCTCGACCGGCAACGAGGTCGTGCCGGTTGAGGCTGCCCTCACACCGGGCCGCGTGCGGGATGCAAACTCGTATCTCTGCGCCGGGTTCGTGCAGGAGCAGGGATGCGAGCCGCGCCTCTATGGGATCGTGCAGGACAGCCCCGCCCTCCTGCGGCCGGTGCTGGAGGAGGCGGCCGCCTCCTGCGACTGTGTCCTCATCTCGGGCGGGAGCTCGAAGGACGTACGTGATATGTCGGCCGGTGTGATCGGCGACCTTGGGGAGGTGCTCATTCACGGCATCGCCATCGCCCCGGGAAAGCCCACGATCATCGGGCGCGTCGGCACGACGCCGGTGATCGGGCTCCCCGGCCACCCGGGCTCGGCCTTTATCGTGCTTGTCGCCGTCGTCCGCCACCTGCTTGCGGCGATGAGCGGCACCCCGGTCAGCCCATGCCGGGTGCGGGCGCGCCTCGCCGCCAACATCCCTTCGGCGAAAGGGCGGGAGGACTATGTCCGCGTCCGCCTTGAGGACGGCGCCGCAACCCCGGTATTCGGGAAGTCCGGCCTCCTTAACACCCTGGTGCAGAGCGACGGCATCGTCGTCGTCCCTGCGGGGTGCGAAGGCTTCGAGACGGGCGAAGAGGTGGAGGTGGTCCTGTGGTGA